In Deltaproteobacteria bacterium, a genomic segment contains:
- the carA gene encoding glutamine-hydrolyzing carbamoyl-phosphate synthase small subunit encodes MRDKVSSSVPAHLALADGTVFKGRAIGQIGEATGEVVFNTSMYGYQEIITDPSYVNQMVTFTYPHIGNVGVNAEDVESARVQVAGIIVHELSACYSNFRAQGSLEEYLKANGVVGIAGIDTRSLVLHIRNVGAQMGVIASGEHNPDELVDRARALPSLEGLNLAERVSASAAYDWTQGTWVLGRGYKQHTTSELSKRPLVVVLDYGVKYNILRLLIDSGFRVRVLPVDSLAKDVLALSPDGVFLSNGPGDPAAVVAAIECVRELLGKKPIFGICLGHQILGLALGLKTYKLKFGHRGGNHPVRNKITGLVEITSQNHGFACVPDDKLASVKVSHVNLNDQTVEGLSVADARAFSVQYHPEASPGPRDSRYLFAQFRKMVEVF; translated from the coding sequence ATGCGAGATAAAGTAAGTTCAAGTGTTCCGGCGCATTTGGCCCTAGCCGATGGAACTGTGTTTAAGGGTAGAGCTATAGGACAGATTGGCGAGGCTACGGGAGAAGTAGTGTTTAACACCTCCATGTATGGCTATCAGGAAATAATTACGGATCCCTCATATGTAAATCAAATGGTCACATTTACTTATCCTCATATTGGGAATGTGGGAGTAAATGCCGAAGATGTTGAGTCGGCCAGGGTGCAGGTAGCTGGAATTATAGTCCATGAGCTTTCAGCTTGCTACTCGAATTTTAGGGCTCAGGGTTCGCTTGAAGAATATCTAAAAGCTAACGGCGTAGTGGGGATTGCTGGGATAGATACGCGTTCTCTCGTGCTGCACATTCGCAATGTTGGAGCGCAGATGGGAGTAATAGCTAGCGGTGAACACAATCCCGATGAGCTAGTAGATCGCGCTCGCGCGCTTCCAAGTCTAGAGGGACTCAATTTGGCTGAGCGCGTAAGTGCCTCGGCTGCCTATGATTGGACTCAAGGTACTTGGGTTCTCGGTAGAGGATATAAGCAGCATACTACTAGTGAGCTAAGTAAGCGTCCCTTGGTAGTAGTTTTGGATTACGGGGTAAAGTACAATATTCTTAGGCTGCTCATAGATAGTGGTTTTCGCGTTCGCGTTTTGCCTGTAGATTCGTTGGCGAAGGACGTTCTAGCTCTCTCACCGGATGGAGTTTTTTTGTCGAATGGCCCAGGCGATCCGGCGGCCGTGGTTGCGGCCATAGAGTGCGTTAGGGAACTTCTCGGCAAGAAGCCGATTTTTGGCATATGTTTGGGGCATCAGATTTTGGGGCTTGCTCTTGGGTTAAAGACTTATAAGCTAAAATTTGGCCACCGCGGTGGCAATCATCCGGTGCGCAATAAGATAACCGGTTTAGTGGAGATTACTTCGCAAAACCACGGATTTGCTTGCGTTCCGGACGACAAGCTGGCTTCAGTGAAGGTAAGCCACGTCAACTTAAACGACCAAACGGTCGAAGGCTTGAGTGTTGCCGATGCCCGTGCTTTTTCGGTTCAATATCACCCCGAAGCCTCGCCCGGACCGCGCGATTCGCGTTATTTGTTTGCTCAGTTTAGAAAAATGGTAGAGGTATTTTAA